One region of Tamandua tetradactyla isolate mTamTet1 chromosome 6, mTamTet1.pri, whole genome shotgun sequence genomic DNA includes:
- the PIK3R5 gene encoding phosphoinositide 3-kinase regulatory subunit 5: MQPGATTCTEDRIQHALQRCLHGLSHSRSSSSWSGGLCLNCWSLQELVSRDPSHFLILLEQILQKTREVQEKGTYDLLAPLALLFYSTVLCTPHFPPDSDLLLKAARTYHRFLTWPVPYCSICQELLTFIDAELKAPGISYQRLVRAEQGLPIRSHRSSTVTVLLLNPLEVEAEFLAVANKLSTPGHSPHSTYVTLLLHAFQATFGTHCDFAGLHCWLQSKTLAELEDLFTETAEAQELAAGIGDVAEARQWLQTKLRAIGEKVGFPGTLVLTDSAKPGKLHTIPIPVARCYTYSWNQDSFDILQDILLKEQELLQTEIPRDEEEEEEEEEEEEEEDLDTDGHCAQRDSLLSTSSGASRDSALSLVSSQALGSAFPRQLLTSFVSGLSDGMDSGYVEDGEESSQEWPKRPGSQEGRSPRQPGPKFNRIYKLFKSTSQLVLRRDSRSLDGGSDAALPLRRAGSLCSPLDGPAPPPARAQRSRSLPQPKLGPQLPRWLLAPPSCHQRRRPFLSGDEDPKASTLRVVVFGSDRISGKVARAYSNLRRLENNHPLLTRFFKLQFFYVPVKRSHGARASASPAPPSQTPPLPTDSPRHPGPAEPGAAPREDSTNDISHYLGMLDPWYERNVLGLMHLPPEVLCQSLKSEPRPLEGSPAQLPILADMLLYYCRFAARPVLLQVYQTELTFITGEKTTEIFIHSLELGHSATTRAIKASGPGSKRLGIDGDREAIPLTLQIIYSKGAISGRSRWSHVEKVCTSVSLSKACRKQEELDSSTEALTLTLTEVVKRQNPKSKKGFNQISTSQVKVDKAQIIGSGSCPFAVCLDQDERKILQSVVRCEVSPCYKPEKSSLCPPPQRPPYPPTQAAPDLCSLLCLPIMTFSGALP; encoded by the exons ATGCAGCCAGGGGCCACGACGTGCACGGAGGACCGCATCCAGCACGCCCTGCAGCGCTGCTTGCACGGGCTCAGCCACAGCCGCAGCTCCTCCTCCTGGTCAG GTGGGCTGTGTCTGAACTGCTGGAGCCTACAGGAGCTGGTCAGCAGGGATCCAAGCCACTTCCTCATCCTCCTAGAACAAATCCTGCAGAAAACCCGAGAG GTCCAAGAGAAGGGCACCTATGACCTCCTTGCACCCCTGGCTCTTCTCTTCTACTCCACTGTCCTCTGT ACGCCGCATTTCCCACCAGATTCAGATCTCCTTCTGAAGGCAGCTAGAACCTACCACCGATTCCTGACCTGGCCTGTTCCTTACTGCAGCATCTGCCAGGAACTGCTCACCTTCATCGATGCCGAACTCAAGGCCCCAG GAATCTCCTACCAGCGACTGGTAAGGGCAGAGCAGGGACTACCCATTAGGAGTCACCGCAGTTCCACCGT caccGTGCTACTGCTGAACCCCCTGGAGGTAGAGGCCGAGTTCCTTGCCGTGGCCAACAAGCTGAGCACGCCCGGGCACTCGCCCCACAGCACCTACGTCACTCTGCTCCTGCATGCCTTCCAGGCCACCTTTGGGACCCACTGTGACTTCGCGGGTCTGCACTGCTGGCTGCAG TCCAAGACGCTGGCAGAGCTCGAAGACCTCTTCACAGAAACTGCCGAGGCCCAGGAGCTGGCAGCTGGCATCGGGGATGTTGCTGAGGCCCGGCAGTGGCTCCAGACCAAGCTGCGGGCAATAGGAGAAAAAGTCGGCTTCCCCGGCACCTTAG tTCTTACAGACTCTGCAAAACCCGGCAAGCTCCACACCATCCCCATCCCTGTTGCCAGGTGCTACACATACAGCTGGAACCAGGACAGCTTTG ACATCCTGCAGGATATCCTGCTCAAGGAACAGGAGCTGCTCCAGACAGAAATCCCCagggatgaggaggaggaggaagaggaggaagaggaggaggaggaggaggacttgGACACCGATGGGCATTGTGCCCAAAGGGACTCGCTCCTCTCCACCAGCTCAGGGGCCTCCCGCGACTCTGCCCTGTCCCTTGTCTCCTCCCAAGCCTTGGGATCTGCCTTCCCCCGCCAGCTGCTGACCTCCTTTGTGTCCGGCCTCTCAGACGGCATGGACAGCGGCTACGTGGAGGACGGGGAGGAGAGCTCCCAGGAGTGGCCCAAGAGGCCCGGCAGCCAGGAAGGCCGGAGCCCCCGCCAGCCCGGGCCGAAGTTCAACAGGATCTATAAACTCTTCAAGAGCACCAGCCAGCTGGTGCTGCGCAGGGACTCGCGGAGCCTGGACGGCGGCTCGGACGCGGCGCTGCCCTTGCGGCGGGCAGGCAGCCTCTGCAGCCCCCTGGacggcccggccccgcccccggcccgggCCCAGCGCTCCcgctccctgccccagcccaagcTCGGCCCGCAGCTGCCCCGCTGGCTCCTGGCCCCGCCCTCGTGCCACCAGCGCCGCCGGCCCTTCCTGAGTGGGGACGAGGACCCCAAGGCCTCCACGCTCCGAGTTGTGGTCTTCGGCTCGGATCGGATCTCGGGGAAGGTGGCTCGGGCGTACAGCAACCTGCG GCGGCTGGAGAACAACCACCCGCTCCTCACCCGCTTCTTCAAGCTGCAGTTCTTCTATGTGCCGGTGAAGCGAAGCCACGGGGCCCGGGCCAGTGCCAGCCCAGCCCCCCCGAGCCAgacacccccactccccacagaCTCCCCGAGGCACCCCGGCCCTGCA GAGCCGGGCGCGGCCCCACGGGAGGACAGCACCAACGACATCTCCCACTACCTCGGCATGCTGGACCCCTGGTACGAGCGCAATGTGCTGGGCCTCATGCATCTGCCCCCGGAGGTCCTGTGCCAG TCTCTGAAGTCCGAACCGCGGCCCCTGGAGGGCTCCCCAGCCCAGCTGCCCATCCTGGCCGACATGCTGCTCTACTACTGCCGCTTCGCCGCGCGCCCGGTGCTGCTGCAGGTCTACCAGACAGAG TTGACCTTCATCACGGGGGAGAAGACCACGGAGATCTTCATCCACTCCTTGGAGCTGGGTCACTCGGCTACCACACGCGCCATCAAGGCTTCAG GTCCTGGTAGCAAACGACTGGGCATCGATGGCGACCGGGAGGCCATCCCTCTAACACTACAGATTATTTACAGCAAG GGGGCCATCAGTGGACGGAGTCGCTGGAGCCACGTGGAGAAGGTCTGTACCTCGGTCAGCCTCAGCAAAGCCTGCCGGAAGCAGGAGGAGCTGG ACTCCAGCACCGAGGCCCTGACGCTAACCCTGACAGAAGTGGTGAAGCGGCAGAACCCCAAATCCAAGAAGGGCTTTAACCAG ATTAGCACCTCGCAGGTCAAAGTGGACAAGGCGCAGATTATCGGTTCCGGCAGCTGCCCCTTTGCTGTGTGTCTGGACCAGGATGAGAGGAAGATTCTGCAGAGTGTGGTCAG gtgTGAGGTCTCGCCCTGCTACAAGCCCGAGAAGAGCAGCCTCTGCCCGCCACCCCAGAGGCCCCCCTACCCGCCGACCCAGGCTGCGCCGGACCTCTGCTCCCTCCTCTGCCTGCCCATCATGACCTTCAGCGGAGCTCTGCCCTAG